In the Chroococcidiopsis sp. SAG 2025 genome, one interval contains:
- a CDS encoding heme oxygenase (biliverdin-producing), which translates to MSSNLATKLREGTKKAHTMAENVGFVKCFLKGVVEPTSYRKLVANLYFVYSAMEEEMERHQQHPILSNMYFKELNRQRSLEQDLKYYYGNQWREQISLSSAGEAYVQRIREVSNTAPELLISHLYTRYLGDLSGGQILKGIAQRAMNLADGQGTAFYEFAEIPDEKQFKNTYRQRLDELPIDEAATDRIVEEANAAFGMNMKMFNELEGNLIKAIGVMLFNSLTRRRNRGNTELATSNS; encoded by the coding sequence ATGAGCAGTAATTTAGCAACAAAACTCCGTGAAGGGACGAAAAAAGCCCACACTATGGCAGAAAATGTTGGTTTTGTCAAGTGTTTTTTAAAAGGAGTAGTAGAGCCAACTTCTTACCGCAAGCTGGTTGCTAATCTCTATTTCGTCTACTCGGCGATGGAAGAAGAAATGGAGCGGCATCAACAGCACCCAATCTTATCAAATATGTACTTTAAGGAATTGAATCGGCAACGCAGCTTGGAGCAAGACCTGAAGTATTATTACGGCAACCAATGGCGCGAGCAAATTAGCCTATCTTCGGCTGGGGAAGCTTACGTGCAGCGGATACGGGAAGTCTCTAATACTGCCCCAGAACTATTGATATCGCACCTTTATACTCGCTATTTGGGCGATCTTTCTGGCGGACAAATTCTCAAAGGTATTGCTCAAAGAGCGATGAATCTTGCGGATGGGCAAGGCACTGCTTTCTATGAATTTGCTGAAATTCCCGATGAAAAGCAATTTAAAAACACCTATCGGCAAAGACTAGACGAATTACCAATTGATGAAGCCGCAACAGATCGCATTGTTGAAGAAGCTAATGCTGCTTTTGGCATGAACATGAAGATGTTTAACGAATTAGAAGGTAATTTGATCAAAGCGATCGGTGTTATGTTATTCAACAGCTTAACTCGCCGTCGTAATCGTGGTAATACCGAGCTAGCAACTAGCAATTCGTAA
- a CDS encoding NYN domain-containing protein gives MPCSMMNRLSIFVDGNNMFYAQQKNGWFFDPRRVLEYFRKEQPDTVLINAFWYTGLKDPQDQRGFRDALISLGYTVRTKILKEYYDDTSGRYSQKANLDIEIVVDMFNTVDQYDRVVLFSGDGDFERAIELLRSKNTHITVVSTEGMIARELRNATDRYIDLNDIRESIEKADY, from the coding sequence ATGCCTTGTTCTATGATGAACCGTCTGTCTATATTTGTAGACGGGAACAATATGTTCTACGCACAACAAAAGAATGGTTGGTTTTTCGACCCGAGAAGGGTGCTGGAGTACTTTAGGAAAGAGCAGCCAGATACAGTACTAATCAACGCTTTTTGGTACACTGGGTTGAAAGATCCTCAAGATCAAAGGGGTTTTCGGGATGCACTCATTAGTTTGGGATACACCGTTCGCACTAAAATTTTAAAGGAGTACTACGACGATACCTCAGGTCGCTATTCGCAAAAAGCGAACTTGGATATAGAAATTGTAGTAGATATGTTTAATACAGTAGATCAGTACGATCGCGTAGTTTTATTTAGTGGTGATGGAGATTTCGAGAGAGCTATAGAATTATTAAGGTCAAAAAATACTCATATTACAGTTGTATCTACAGAAGGAATGATTGCTAGAGAGTTACGGAATGCTACCGATCGCTATATCGATCTAAATGATATTAGAGAATCCATTGAAAAAGCTGATTATTAA
- a CDS encoding iron uptake porin gives MRIKSTFSIFSILLLTTPIAVSALVFKTAAVHAGETDTAISQPTQITSQLLKKSEANRTSAATLAPLVPATPDTDFNYTAQQIQNASSTLAQVTSVSQLSDVQPTDWAFQALQSLVERYGVIAGYPDGTFRGNRAMTRYEFAAGLNAAMDRINELITAGSADVVSKEDLETLNRLQSEFSSELVTLRGRVDALEAQTAELEANQFSTTTVLGGEVIFGVASAFGGDPPGGCRVFPDDTGPFFDQLTRGLNLRDRNSDPEVDCLNRDDADKNTVLAHLVRLGLETSFTGKDRLRTYLVTGNFDGGGFTNAESLNTYMARLSYQAGLNNNVVLDLLEYRFPAFNDRVVFSVIPFGFSLSNVLSANSAYFDTGRGSISRFGEASPIFKIGGVLDAGAGFDWLFAKNARLQVAYGTGGSGNPDSGVFGADRSALGVQLLATPTNNLITGLTFVNAYTSDGTLGTYTGSVNAETNGLWSGSSVPPAGSNILDPNRPSGFDPCCGVFLGDAPAKTNAIGATLQWRVAQNLTFGAWGGYISTNFLEELPDGTEFRDPIRGIGASAGKKPFANAATYLFSLGLSDPFGREGDLFAFLFGMPPKLVDAGPETPGTPVPFFETSRRGEPEVPVTDNNRNLDTVGVGDEPTAQREGLPRRVGVKDEATSLHFEVFYRFRVSDNLFITPGVVLVTNPGHIEDNNDIWLATVRTTFRF, from the coding sequence GTGAGGATCAAATCTACTTTTTCTATATTTTCCATCTTGCTATTGACAACACCTATAGCTGTTTCTGCTCTTGTATTTAAAACAGCCGCAGTACATGCAGGAGAGACAGATACAGCAATATCTCAACCAACTCAAATAACATCTCAATTATTAAAAAAGTCTGAGGCAAACCGAACTAGTGCGGCTACCCTAGCGCCTCTAGTACCAGCAACACCGGATACAGATTTCAACTATACAGCTCAACAAATTCAAAACGCATCTTCGACACTGGCACAAGTCACATCCGTATCTCAACTGTCAGACGTGCAACCCACTGATTGGGCATTTCAGGCTTTGCAATCTCTGGTAGAACGCTATGGAGTCATTGCAGGTTATCCTGACGGGACTTTTCGAGGCAATCGTGCCATGACGCGCTATGAGTTTGCCGCAGGCTTAAATGCAGCTATGGATCGGATTAACGAACTAATTACTGCTGGTTCGGCAGATGTCGTCAGCAAAGAAGATTTGGAAACCCTAAATCGCCTGCAATCGGAATTTAGCAGTGAATTAGTAACTTTGCGGGGTCGAGTTGACGCTTTAGAAGCACAAACAGCCGAGTTAGAAGCCAATCAGTTTTCCACTACTACCGTTCTAGGCGGAGAAGTTATCTTTGGTGTTGCCAGTGCCTTTGGCGGCGATCCCCCTGGAGGATGTAGAGTTTTTCCAGACGATACAGGACCTTTTTTTGACCAATTAACACGTGGCTTAAACTTAAGAGATCGCAATTCAGATCCAGAAGTTGATTGTTTAAACCGAGACGATGCAGACAAAAACACTGTTCTCGCCCACTTGGTTCGATTAGGGTTAGAAACATCATTTACAGGTAAAGATCGCCTGCGAACATACCTAGTTACAGGCAACTTTGACGGTGGTGGCTTCACTAATGCAGAGTCTCTCAATACTTACATGGCGCGGTTATCTTACCAAGCAGGTTTAAACAATAATGTTGTTTTAGATTTATTAGAATATCGATTTCCTGCCTTTAACGATCGCGTCGTTTTTAGTGTCATTCCGTTTGGTTTTAGTCTCAGTAACGTCCTTTCAGCCAATTCAGCTTACTTTGACACTGGTAGGGGTTCAATTTCTCGCTTTGGCGAGGCTAGTCCAATTTTCAAAATTGGTGGCGTATTAGATGCAGGGGCAGGTTTTGACTGGTTGTTTGCCAAAAATGCGCGGTTACAAGTAGCCTATGGTACTGGAGGAAGCGGGAATCCAGACAGTGGAGTTTTTGGAGCAGACCGCAGTGCATTGGGCGTGCAACTATTAGCAACGCCAACCAATAACCTAATTACTGGCTTAACTTTCGTCAATGCTTACACCAGCGATGGAACTCTAGGTACATATACAGGTAGCGTTAACGCAGAAACCAATGGTTTATGGTCTGGTTCATCCGTTCCTCCGGCAGGTAGCAATATACTCGATCCCAATCGTCCTTCTGGCTTTGACCCATGTTGTGGTGTATTTCTTGGGGATGCGCCTGCCAAAACAAATGCGATTGGTGCAACTCTGCAATGGCGCGTGGCACAAAATTTGACATTTGGAGCATGGGGAGGCTATATATCTACCAATTTCTTGGAAGAACTCCCCGATGGCACGGAATTCCGCGATCCTATAAGAGGCATTGGGGCTTCTGCTGGAAAGAAACCTTTTGCTAATGCAGCCACCTATCTATTTTCTCTTGGTTTATCCGATCCATTTGGTAGAGAAGGAGATTTATTTGCTTTCCTCTTTGGTATGCCACCAAAACTGGTAGATGCTGGACCTGAGACACCAGGTACACCCGTACCCTTTTTTGAAACTTCTCGTAGAGGTGAACCAGAAGTTCCTGTAACTGATAATAACCGTAACTTAGATACAGTTGGAGTGGGCGATGAACCAACTGCTCAACGAGAAGGATTGCCAAGGAGAGTAGGAGTTAAAGATGAAGCAACTTCACTACACTTTGAAGTGTTCTACCGTTTCCGAGTCAGTGATAATCTATTCATTACTCCAGGCGTGGTTCTCGTGACTAATCCAGGTCATATTGAAGATAACAACGATATTTGGTTAGCAACTGTCCGCACAACTTTCCGCTTCTAA
- a CDS encoding glutathione S-transferase family protein, whose protein sequence is MLRLYDFLPSGNGYKVRLLLTQLGIPFERVEINILKGESRTPEFLTKNANGRIPVLQLESGEFLAESNAILFYFSEDTEFLPADKLLRARVLQWLFFEQYSHEPNIATPRFWITELGKADEYREAIEQKRQAGYAALAVMEQHLTQQKFFVGDRYSIADIGLFAYTHVADEGGFDLSRFPAIQAWIERVKAQPKHIPITQQQF, encoded by the coding sequence ATGCTCAGGCTGTATGATTTTTTACCTTCGGGGAATGGTTATAAAGTTCGGCTTTTGTTAACTCAGCTTGGTATTCCCTTTGAGCGAGTAGAAATTAATATTCTTAAGGGTGAAAGTCGTACTCCAGAATTTCTCACAAAAAATGCTAATGGACGCATTCCAGTTTTACAGTTGGAATCAGGAGAATTTTTAGCAGAATCGAATGCTATTCTCTTCTATTTTAGCGAAGATACTGAATTTCTGCCTGCCGATAAATTGCTCCGCGCCCGAGTTTTACAATGGCTATTTTTTGAGCAATACAGCCACGAACCTAATATTGCTACTCCTAGATTTTGGATTACTGAACTTGGTAAAGCAGATGAATATCGAGAAGCGATAGAACAGAAACGTCAAGCTGGATATGCTGCGCTTGCAGTGATGGAACAACATTTAACTCAGCAGAAATTTTTTGTAGGCGATCGCTATTCTATTGCTGATATTGGCTTATTTGCCTATACTCACGTCGCCGATGAAGGAGGTTTCGATCTATCTCGTTTTCCAGCGATTCAAGCATGGATAGAGCGAGTTAAAGCTCAACCCAAACATATTCCAATTACGCAACAACAATTTTGA
- a CDS encoding sulfurtransferase translates to MNHSVTAAWLYEHLEDPQVAIADCRFSLADPQLGQQQYQSSHIPGAYYLDLNRDLSSPVGQHGGRHPLPNVTELAVKLSAMGITSQTTVVAYDDSRLAFAARLWWLLRYLGHERVTVLDGGFQGWLAAGYPATSDLPIAKAGEFIPKMQLGQVVDVNVVKARKDLTGVALVDAREGDRYRGEREPIDPVAGHIPGAVNYPWQEVTDDRGYLKPISEQQQRWKDLESSSEIIVYCGSGVTACVDLLSLELAGFSTGKLYAGSWSDWISYSEGVGSRE, encoded by the coding sequence ATGAATCACAGCGTCACTGCCGCATGGCTTTACGAACATTTAGAAGATCCGCAAGTGGCGATCGCGGATTGTCGTTTTTCCCTTGCCGATCCTCAACTCGGACAACAACAGTACCAATCGAGTCACATTCCTGGTGCTTACTACCTAGATTTAAATCGGGATCTTTCCAGTCCAGTAGGTCAGCATGGCGGGAGGCATCCTTTACCAAACGTAACAGAGTTGGCAGTCAAACTATCGGCGATGGGCATAACTTCCCAAACGACAGTCGTTGCTTACGATGATTCCCGCTTGGCTTTTGCGGCGCGGCTGTGGTGGCTGCTACGCTATTTAGGACACGAACGAGTTACCGTGTTAGATGGAGGGTTTCAAGGGTGGCTAGCGGCTGGTTATCCGGCGACATCCGATCTTCCCATAGCAAAAGCAGGTGAGTTCATCCCCAAAATGCAATTAGGGCAAGTTGTAGATGTAAATGTGGTAAAAGCACGCAAGGACTTGACAGGAGTAGCATTAGTTGATGCGCGAGAAGGCGATCGCTATCGTGGCGAACGAGAACCTATAGATCCAGTTGCGGGTCATATCCCAGGTGCAGTTAATTATCCCTGGCAAGAGGTAACAGACGATCGCGGCTACCTCAAACCTATATCAGAACAACAGCAGCGCTGGAAAGACTTAGAATCATCATCAGAAATTATTGTCTACTGTGGTTCTGGCGTGACTGCTTGCGTCGATTTACTCTCGCTAGAATTGGCAGGATTTTCTACAGGTAAACTTTATGCAGGCAGTTGGAGCGATTGGATTAGTTACTCTGAGGGAGTAGGAAGTAGGGAGTAG
- a CDS encoding SOS response-associated peptidase: MCGRFTLSQPAEAIASTFQLSLIPELAPRYNIAPTQPVPTILSEGDRRRFQMLRWGLIPSWAKDASMGAKLINARAETVAEKPAFRSAFRRRRCLVVADGFYEWQLQKSKKQPFYFRLQDGQPFAFAGLWETWQAPDGEKVDSCTLLTTTANSVLRSVHDRMPVILKPEDYNQWLDPQTQEPEQLKSLLQPYSSEAMVAYPVSTKVNNPTNESPECIERQPI, from the coding sequence ATGTGTGGTAGATTTACCCTCAGCCAACCAGCAGAAGCGATCGCTTCTACCTTTCAGCTTTCCTTAATTCCAGAATTAGCACCGCGATATAATATTGCACCTACTCAACCAGTCCCAACAATCCTATCAGAAGGCGATCGCCGTCGATTTCAAATGTTACGGTGGGGTTTAATTCCCTCTTGGGCAAAAGATGCATCAATGGGTGCAAAACTGATTAATGCCAGAGCCGAAACCGTTGCTGAAAAACCCGCTTTCCGTTCTGCGTTTCGTCGTCGCCGTTGTCTAGTTGTTGCTGATGGCTTTTACGAATGGCAACTACAAAAAAGCAAGAAACAACCCTTCTATTTTCGCTTACAAGATGGGCAACCCTTTGCTTTTGCAGGCTTATGGGAAACTTGGCAAGCACCAGACGGCGAGAAAGTTGATTCTTGCACTCTTCTGACGACAACAGCTAATTCTGTTTTGCGATCGGTTCACGACCGGATGCCTGTTATTCTCAAACCGGAAGACTATAATCAGTGGCTCGATCCTCAAACTCAAGAGCCAGAACAGCTAAAATCACTGCTACAACCATACTCCTCAGAAGCAATGGTTGCGTATCCCGTCAGTACCAAAGTCAATAATCCAACCAACGAATCACCAGAGTGTATTGAAAGACAGCCCATATAG
- a CDS encoding FecR family protein, translated as MSHRLILFISILLWGATTLPKAAQADTVLTRAEIKSLRNLVQLMPQSQAARPAKVADGVVPGDALSTGREALAELRFNDGSLARIGEQALFRFSAQDRNLKLSNGTALLLIPPGRGKTEVWTPNATAAIRGSALFIRHISDRKTTVVGALTNSQIEVVNQKNSQRQVLKAGQLAVVVKGEITALYNFDLKTFYESSDLVSGLNLNKKRVTATDIELAQVQAETIAAVAAQSTLTGEEIIVNPSFIRSSASPLPHLPQDSNNLLNHTSDSTTEFIDNGAVILDRFEILPDNSESSSDNDSIPIAILLG; from the coding sequence ATGTCTCACCGACTCATTCTTTTCATCTCAATTTTGCTATGGGGTGCGACTACACTACCAAAAGCAGCCCAAGCGGATACGGTTTTAACACGTGCTGAAATTAAAAGTCTACGCAATCTCGTACAATTAATGCCTCAAAGCCAAGCTGCTCGTCCAGCAAAGGTGGCTGATGGCGTAGTCCCAGGGGATGCATTATCTACAGGTCGAGAGGCACTGGCAGAGCTACGTTTTAATGATGGCTCTTTAGCAAGAATTGGCGAGCAAGCGCTATTTCGATTTTCTGCTCAAGACCGGAATTTGAAGCTCTCAAATGGTACTGCATTACTTCTGATTCCACCTGGTCGAGGTAAGACAGAAGTATGGACACCAAATGCAACAGCAGCAATTCGCGGTTCTGCATTGTTTATTCGCCATATTTCCGATCGCAAGACTACCGTAGTTGGCGCATTAACAAATAGCCAAATTGAAGTAGTTAATCAAAAGAACTCTCAGCGACAGGTATTAAAAGCGGGTCAATTAGCAGTCGTTGTTAAAGGTGAAATTACAGCACTTTATAACTTCGATTTAAAAACATTTTATGAATCTAGCGACTTAGTAAGTGGATTGAATCTCAACAAAAAAAGGGTTACTGCCACTGATATAGAACTTGCTCAAGTACAAGCTGAAACAATCGCTGCCGTTGCCGCGCAGTCAACGCTAACGGGTGAAGAAATTATTGTCAATCCTAGCTTTATCCGTAGTTCGGCATCGCCGTTACCACATTTACCACAAGATAGTAATAATTTACTTAATCATACTTCTGACTCTACTACAGAATTTATTGACAACGGCGCAGTTATTCTCGATCGCTTTGAAATTTTACCTGACAATTCTGAATCTTCTTCAGATAATGATTCAATTCCGATAGCAATACTTCTCGGTTAA
- a CDS encoding serine/threonine-protein kinase yields MGQDRTLSDVQKIPSLLQKSQFFQYFRWEQLIAGFWGVTAAVATGTNGTLVQMMEYQTQALFFEIRGAVVPPEDIVILTIDEQSLSIPQQYYQTNPQQYAALKPLQAWPWQRIAYAQAIDRLMIAGARAVALDIVFASPSSYGSADDREFGRVLQRYAGRVTLAAEYEQSQLRQGNIIQLTKPVRFLWTKPMSVGFVNFPLELDGKIHRFSSEFPLSLATKDRQQFDNYAAMGIEMPSFEQAVASSIGNCRGAQLCAPTSTKGDRIYFYGPAGTFEYIPFWHVLDADNWNTYLQQGRYFQNKIVIVGATAASLQDFHKTPFSYSWLYPKPMPGVEIQAKAIATRLQQRAIALAIPNPFFQGLLVLLLGAGTTILLAKAQRLRSQLGWTIGIAIAWGGISYAVFTYQYSILPTAVPMLAIVLCGGSYLTIGTMSDRRRTIQRKPVTTENTTVLESPEANNQQDEIQKLLPHDLVTAGKILSGRYQITKVLASGGFSETYIAEDLQRPGKPLCVVKRMKPSSNRPQHLQMASRLFQLEAETLEILGKHDRIPQLLAYFEEGEEFFLVQELINGHPLSWELKPGKPVSEIAAIAILQDLLPILAFVHRCKTIHRDIKPSNIMRRHSDGKLVIIDFGAVKQVSNQMLTPGQTNLTVSIGTLGYAPAEQTAGRAFYSSDIYAVGMLLIKALTGFAPHELQLDPQTGEVLWLDKAEVSQELATFLGKMVRYDYTQRYQSASEALVALQNLTGNDNTDKNNFGDRDNLLAVAIPAEVASEDLEASTVFWRSALSTPVGTIEEVDS; encoded by the coding sequence ATGGGACAAGATCGTACACTGTCCGATGTACAAAAGATACCATCGCTGCTTCAAAAGAGTCAGTTTTTCCAATACTTCCGCTGGGAGCAACTCATAGCCGGATTTTGGGGAGTGACTGCGGCAGTAGCTACAGGCACTAATGGGACATTAGTACAAATGATGGAGTACCAAACCCAGGCGCTATTTTTTGAAATTCGGGGCGCTGTTGTACCACCAGAGGATATTGTTATCCTGACAATTGACGAGCAATCTTTATCAATTCCTCAACAATACTATCAAACTAACCCTCAACAATATGCCGCTCTCAAGCCCTTGCAAGCTTGGCCCTGGCAACGAATTGCTTACGCTCAAGCGATCGATCGATTAATGATAGCAGGAGCGCGTGCTGTTGCTTTAGATATAGTCTTTGCATCCCCCAGCAGCTATGGAAGTGCAGACGATCGCGAATTTGGGAGAGTGTTACAACGCTACGCTGGCAGAGTTACCTTAGCAGCGGAGTACGAGCAATCACAATTGCGCCAAGGTAATATCATTCAGCTAACCAAACCGGTTCGTTTCTTATGGACAAAGCCAATGTCGGTTGGTTTTGTCAATTTCCCCCTAGAGTTAGATGGTAAAATTCACAGATTTTCTAGCGAATTTCCTTTAAGTTTGGCAACAAAAGATCGACAGCAATTCGATAATTATGCAGCTATGGGGATAGAAATGCCCTCTTTTGAGCAAGCGGTGGCATCTTCAATTGGTAATTGTAGGGGCGCACAGCTGTGCGCCCCTACTTCCACTAAAGGCGATCGCATTTATTTCTACGGACCTGCGGGAACGTTTGAATATATTCCTTTTTGGCATGTTCTCGATGCTGATAATTGGAACACGTACTTGCAACAGGGGCGTTATTTTCAGAACAAGATTGTCATTGTTGGGGCAACAGCTGCTTCGCTGCAAGACTTTCACAAAACACCTTTTTCCTACAGCTGGCTGTATCCCAAGCCGATGCCAGGAGTAGAAATTCAAGCCAAGGCGATCGCCACGCGGTTACAGCAAAGAGCGATCGCCTTGGCAATTCCCAATCCTTTTTTCCAGGGGTTGTTGGTGTTGCTATTAGGCGCTGGAACGACAATTTTGCTAGCAAAAGCTCAGCGCCTCAGATCCCAACTGGGATGGACGATCGGCATTGCGATCGCCTGGGGTGGTATCAGTTACGCTGTCTTCACATATCAGTACTCGATCTTACCCACTGCCGTGCCGATGCTAGCAATTGTGTTGTGTGGTGGTTCTTACTTGACGATCGGAACGATGAGCGATCGCCGCAGGACAATCCAACGCAAACCCGTTACCACAGAAAATACCACTGTTTTAGAGTCTCCAGAAGCAAACAACCAACAAGACGAGATCCAAAAGTTACTACCACACGACTTAGTCACAGCCGGAAAAATTCTCAGCGGACGCTACCAAATTACTAAAGTTTTAGCTTCGGGTGGGTTTAGTGAAACTTACATTGCAGAAGATTTACAACGTCCTGGCAAACCTCTCTGTGTCGTGAAGCGAATGAAACCTTCTAGCAATCGTCCTCAGCATTTACAAATGGCTAGCAGGTTGTTTCAACTTGAAGCAGAAACCTTAGAAATTTTAGGTAAACACGACCGAATTCCCCAGTTGCTTGCCTATTTTGAAGAAGGTGAAGAATTCTTTTTAGTCCAAGAGTTGATTAACGGACATCCCCTCAGTTGGGAACTCAAACCAGGCAAGCCTGTGAGCGAAATCGCTGCGATCGCGATTCTACAAGATTTACTACCAATCCTGGCATTCGTCCACAGGTGCAAGACAATTCACCGCGATATCAAGCCTAGCAACATCATGCGACGGCACTCTGATGGCAAACTCGTCATCATTGATTTTGGCGCTGTCAAGCAAGTTAGCAATCAAATGCTAACACCTGGGCAAACTAACCTGACAGTGAGTATTGGTACTTTAGGTTATGCTCCTGCCGAACAAACCGCAGGTCGTGCTTTCTACAGCAGCGATATTTATGCAGTTGGCATGTTATTAATTAAAGCCTTAACGGGATTTGCACCTCACGAACTTCAACTTGACCCGCAAACGGGTGAGGTGCTTTGGTTAGACAAAGCTGAGGTGAGCCAGGAGTTAGCAACTTTTCTCGGTAAAATGGTGCGGTATGATTATACGCAGCGCTATCAATCTGCCTCAGAAGCTCTAGTTGCTCTACAAAATTTAACTGGTAATGATAATACTGATAAGAATAACTTTGGCGATCGCGATAACTTACTAGCTGTTGCCATACCCGCAGAAGTTGCCTCAGAAGATTTAGAAGCAAGTACGGTCTTTTGGCGATCGGCATTATCTACTCCAGTAGGGACTATAGAAGAAGTTGATTCATAG
- a CDS encoding IS4 family transposase encodes MQLKEFSLISPVIESSHVFKAIETAIPIEVIEQTIGNTEVREERKRKLPSSLVVCLVIAMSLWSNDSMASVLKNLVNGLSREWTKLGKYWKVPNSASISEARQRLGSRVMSRLFERVARPQATNQTPGAFLGGLRVMAVDGTVLDVPDSKANARVFGYPASRRGTRAAFPKVRVVILIEAGTHLIVDALMCPYRIGERVRAKKLLRSVSEGMLLMWDRGLHSYAMVQATLATRCDYLGRVPANVKFSVEKVLDDGSYLSWIHPDGKSKKKGATKIAVRVIEYTIDTEQGKHSYRLITSKLDIALFPALLLANEYHQRWEVENTIDELKTHLLGRKTPIRSLKPREVVQEIYGWLLGHYAVRYLMFTAAQQAGISPLRLGFTGTLKVIRRAIGDFQDIQPEELPFFSPS; translated from the coding sequence ATGCAGTTGAAAGAATTCTCGTTAATTTCACCGGTAATTGAGTCGAGTCATGTGTTCAAAGCAATAGAAACGGCCATACCGATTGAAGTGATTGAACAAACTATTGGTAATACAGAAGTAAGAGAAGAACGTAAGCGCAAACTACCATCGAGTCTAGTGGTGTGTTTAGTGATTGCCATGAGCCTGTGGTCAAATGATTCGATGGCAAGCGTGTTGAAGAATCTGGTCAATGGGTTAAGCAGAGAGTGGACAAAATTAGGCAAGTACTGGAAAGTACCAAACAGCGCCTCAATTAGCGAAGCTAGGCAGCGATTAGGAAGCCGGGTAATGAGTCGGCTATTTGAGCGAGTAGCACGCCCACAAGCTACAAACCAAACGCCTGGAGCATTTTTGGGGGGACTGAGGGTGATGGCAGTAGATGGAACCGTGCTAGATGTACCGGACTCGAAAGCGAATGCTAGAGTTTTTGGATATCCAGCTTCTCGTCGGGGTACACGAGCGGCATTTCCTAAAGTCCGAGTGGTGATATTGATTGAAGCGGGTACACATTTAATCGTAGATGCACTGATGTGTCCCTACCGAATCGGCGAACGGGTAAGAGCGAAAAAACTGCTGCGTTCTGTCAGCGAAGGAATGCTATTAATGTGGGATAGAGGCTTACATTCCTATGCAATGGTGCAAGCAACATTAGCAACCCGATGCGATTACTTGGGACGAGTACCAGCTAATGTCAAATTTTCAGTGGAAAAAGTTTTGGATGATGGCTCTTATCTAAGTTGGATTCATCCTGATGGGAAGTCCAAGAAAAAAGGCGCAACTAAGATCGCAGTACGAGTAATTGAGTACACCATTGATACCGAGCAGGGAAAGCATTCCTATCGTCTGATTACTAGCAAGCTAGATATCGCCTTGTTCCCGGCTTTATTGCTAGCAAACGAATATCATCAGCGTTGGGAAGTTGAAAATACTATCGACGAACTCAAGACTCATCTACTTGGACGCAAAACTCCAATTCGTTCTCTCAAACCGCGTGAAGTTGTGCAAGAAATTTACGGCTGGCTGTTGGGGCATTATGCCGTGCGCTATTTGATGTTTACTGCCGCCCAGCAAGCAGGAATATCTCCTCTGCGCTTGGGTTTTACAGGTACACTTAAAGTTATCCGTCGTGCAATTGGCGACTTTCAAGACATTCAACCAGAGGAACTACCTTTTTTTTCACCAAGCTAA